In Musa acuminata AAA Group cultivar baxijiao chromosome BXJ2-3, Cavendish_Baxijiao_AAA, whole genome shotgun sequence, the following proteins share a genomic window:
- the LOC103977895 gene encoding transcription factor bHLH130, whose translation MYGSPLASSSSSKGLNLPHAPTVPFGGHREEDAASELFRGHPHHHHRQQMNPGLLRYRSAPSSLFEEPCENSLRATLLSAETENKGGTVGCQRSPQFRQPPPVPSSEMVSSQQRPAYSSALPTMYHHCQQQLQMHNMPNHSLAEISHRAVGSMATEMQRIENGAGRNSTNLTRQSSSPAGLFSPMDVDAGYGKMMGLDGFGNGDLLPMGDAANRLKDQMSFLPRQNSLMSKIPELGSEEVQNGGMMMKHVSGLRHQLSLPKTSSEMAAVENFLQFQDAVPCRTRAKRGCATHPRSIAERVRRTKISERIRKLQELVPNMDKQTNTADMLDLAVDYIHDLQKQVKALTEGRASCTCSRSKQQS comes from the exons ATGTACGGTTCTCCCTTGGCCTCCTCCTCGTCGTCGAAGGGCCTAAACCTCCCCCACGCGCCCACCGTGCCCTTTGGCGGCCACCGGGAGGAGGACGCTGCGTCCGAACTCTTCCGCGGCCACCCACACCATCACCACCGTCAACAGATGAACCCGGGCCTCCTCCGTTACCGTTCGGCCCCGAGCTCTCTGTTTGAAGAGCCCTGCGAGAACTCCCTCCGAGCCACGCTGTTGAGCGCCGAGACCGAGAACAAGGGCGGCACGGTCGGTTGCCAGAGGAGCCCTCAGTTCCGGCAACCGCCACCTGTGCCCTCTTCCGAGATGGTCAGCTCTCAGCAGAGGCCTGCTTACTCCTCTGCTCTGCCGACGATGTACCATCACTGTCAGCAGCAGCTGCAGATGCACAACATGCCGAATCATAGCTTGGCAGAGATCTCACATCGGGCGGTGGGATCGATGGCGACGGAGATGCAGCGAATCGAGAACGGAGCCGGCAGGAACTCCACCAATCTCACTCGGCAGAGCAGCTCTCCCGCCGGTCTTTTTTCTCCCATGGACGTGGATGCTG GTTATGGTAAGATGATGGGATTGGATGGTTTCGGAAATGGGGATCTCCTTCCCATGGGAGACGCCGCAAACAGGCTCAAGGATCAGATGAGCTTCCTACCGAGGCAAAACTCCCTGATGTCTAAGATCCCCGAGTTGGGGAGCGAGGAGGTACAGAATGGAGGGATGATGATGAAGCATGTGTCGGGTCTCAGACATCAGCTCAGCCTGCCCAAGACCTCGTCGGAGATGGCCGCTGTCGAGAATTTTCTACAGTTTCAGGATGCAGTCCCGTGCAGGACCAGAGCTAAACGGGGTTGCGCCACCCACCcgcggagcatcgccgagagg GTGAGGAGGACTAAGATCAGTGAGAGAATAAGAAAACTACAGGAATTGGTTCCTAACATGGACAAG CAAACCAACACTGCCGACATGCTAGATTTGGCAGTTGACTACATCCACGATCTCCAGAAACAAGTCAAG GCATTAACCGAAGGCCGGGCGAGCTGCACCTGTTCACGGAGCAAGCAGCAGTCTTAG
- the LOC135607234 gene encoding uncharacterized protein LOC135607234: MRMDRLRQSSERASVVAIECVAGSSKAEEWCGDMLQTGDVVEEIQIGGSPAVRSPFKGGKSGVQKLLHSAFKRGDTSIEVRVRRCGGAAAELQACIVPHSAAGRRQYALRCIRDPNYAVRFVDRMESECIALQGSRSSRVVCALSTAKLQDGYVPYNWEKKMQEFLPVSNSSCFLSMLILPKELDPLASRYNSLQDTLARANAWLCSSQTSGVPIEFMNVQTEALLTKISGETASATVNSGSLSDLSNLANASLYGFEDYHGVDIGVVKAVRLWYTPAAGELAVDIRLQEGDTKLGLTISRTEEGFIHISSVDESDNEAASTRSGLGDLFRRARNSSKLLVISRVSNEKVLPWMVSSAGAIRCFDTISLGQKLSLHRHALKPIRIHVLLWEQASAGAVARYNAAPPLCVPLPPSTAELPVHLVVADASKIGLERDTAGDVSFRFNEICLS, encoded by the exons ATGAGAATGGACCGCCTGCGGCAGTCGTCAGAGCGGGCTTCGGTGGTGGCAATCGAGTGCGTGGCGGGAAGCTCCAAGGCGGAGGAGTGGTGCGGGGACATGCTGCAGACCGGGGACGTGGTGGAGGAGATTCAGATCGGAGGATCCCCGGCCGTCCGCTCCCCGTTCAAAGGCGGCAAGAGCGGGGTACAGAAGCTGCTCCACTCAGCCTTCAAGCGCGGGGACACGTCCATCGAGGTCAGGGTCCGGCGTTGCGGCGGCGCAGCGGCGGAACTCCAGGCCTGCATCGTGCCCCACAGCGCAGCAGGGCGGCGCCAGTACGCGTTGCGCTGCATCCGCGACCCCAACTACGCCGTCAGGTTCGTAGACCGCATGGAGAGCGAGTGCATAGCGTTGCAGG GTTCAAGGAGCTCGAGGGTGGTGTGTGCGCTGAGCACTGCCAAGCTTCAGGATGGGTATGTTCCGTACAATTGGGAAAAGAAGATGCAGGAGTTTCTCCCAGTTTCCAACTCAAGCTGCTTCCTCTCGATGCTGATTCTTCCCAAGGAATTGGACCCGCTCGCTTCCCGCTACAACTCCCTGCAAGACACCTTGGCCCGTGCAAATGCTTGGCTCTGCTCCTCTCAGACTTCAGGAGTCCCCATCGAGTTCATGAACGTCCAGACCGAGGCTCTCCTAACCAAG ATATCTGGGGAGACTGCCTCTGCAACCGTGAATAGTGGATCACTATCGGACCTCTCAAATCTCGCAAATGCTAGCCTTTATGGGTTCGAAGACTACCATGGGGTCGACATTGGAGTGGTGAAGGCAGTCCGGCTTTGGTACACCCCAGCCGCTGGGGAACTGGCAGTAGACATTAGGCTTCAAGAAGGTGACACGAAGTTGGGCTTAACGATAAGCCGCACCGAAGAG GGTTTCATCCACATTTCTTCGGTAGATGAAAGTGACAATGAAGCAGCTTCAACACGATCGGGCCTCGGAGATCTGTTCAGACGAGCACGGAACTCTTCCAAGCTGCTAGTGATCTCAAGGGTGTCCAACGAGAAAGTCCTCCCGTGGATGGTGTCTTCGGCAGGAGCCATTCGTTGCTTCGACACCATCTCGCTCGGCCAGAAGCTGTCGTTGCATAGGCATGCGTTGAAGCCCATCCGAATTCATGTTCTGCTGTGGGAGCAGGCATCAGCTGGTGCGGTCGCGCGGTACAACGCGGCGCCGCCACTTTGTGTCCCATTACCTCCATCAACGGCTGAACTGCCGGTGCATCTCGTTGTCGCTGATGCATCTAAGATAGGGCTCGAGAGGGACACTGCAGGCGACGTTTCATTCAGGTTTAATGAAATCTGCCTGTCATAG
- the LOC135607233 gene encoding FT-interacting protein 1-like, with the protein MMLVVEVVDAHDLMPKDGEGSSSAFVEVDFSNQRSRTRTVHKDLNPVWNQKLSFRLHDPDILPKQRVEASVYNERKTFPSRNFLGRVRVHGANIVRQGEEILQRFQLEKKWLFSSIKGDLALKLYISPEPKSPPPLPLSPTNHNCPTSAVTESDTITSKTTATNSTIDPAASTEALAVESTSLSTDPKPAATEEAELNQRPTEVKLETTYCINKHQVSPQPGKSVEQQSPATVPVVPIMAFQQVHYGQAQPSRAEEYKLKDTSPQLGERWPHARRVGWMGMVGGGDKLTSTYDLVEQMYYLYVRVVKAKDLPPNAITGSCDPYVEVKLGNYKGITKHFDKKSSPEWNQAFAFSKERIQSTVLEVYVKDKEVAARDDYIGRVVFDLNEVPTRVPPDSPLAPQWYRLEDRRGDGKVRGEIMLAVWMGTQADEAFPDAWHSDAATVQGEGVSNIRSKVYVSPKLWYLRVNVIEAQDVQPNDGSRPPEVFVKAQVGNQVLKTRVCPTRTMSPMWNEDLIFVAAEPFEEHLVLTVEDRVHHTKDDLLGRIVLPLTLFEKRLDHRPVHSRWFNMERFGFGVLEGDRRKELKFSSRIHLRVCLEGAYHVMDESTMYISDTRPTARQLWKQPIGVLEVGILSAQGLIPMKMKDGRGTTDAYCVAKYGQKWVRTRTIIDSASPKWNEQYTWEVYDPCTVITLGVFDNCHLGGNEKPAGGGGAARDMRIGKVRIRLSTLEMDRIYTHAYPLVVLQPSGVKKMGELHLAVRFTCLSLASVIYLYGHPLLPKMHYVHPFTIGQVDSLRYQAMGIVATRLGRAEPPLRKEAVEYMLDVDSHMWSMRRSKANFFRIMSLLSGTIGMLRWLDDVCHWKNPITTLLVHVLFLILICYPELILPTMFLYMFLIGLWNYRFRPRLPPHMDTKLSWAEAIHPDELDEEFDTFPTSKPHDLARMRYDRLRSVAGRIQTVVGDLATQGERFQSLLSWRDPRATSLFVLFCLLAAVLLYVTPFPGVALMAGVYVLRHPRFRSKLPSVPGNFFKRLPSRIDSML; encoded by the coding sequence ATGAtgctggtggtggaggtggtggaCGCCCATGATCTTATGCCCAAGGACGGTGAAGGCTCATCGAGTGCGTTCGTGGAGGTGGACTTTAGCAACCAGCGTAGCCGAACTCGAACCGTTCACAAGGACCTCAACCCCGTGTGGAACCAGAAGCTCTCCTTCCGCCTCCACGACCCTGACATCCTCCCCAAGCAGAGAGTCGAGGCCAGCGTGTACAACGAGCGCAAGACCTTCCCTAGCCGCAATTTCCTCGGGAGGGTGAGAGTACACGGCGCAAACATCGTCAGGCAAGGTGAGGAAATCCTTCAAAGGTTCCAGTTGGAGAAGAAGTGGCTTTTTTCTTCCATCAAAGGTGATCTTGCACTGAAACTCTACATCTCCCCTGAACCAAAGTCTCCTCCGCCTCTTCCACTTTCTCCCACAAACCACAACTGTCCAACCTCTGCTGTCACTGAATCTGATACCATTACCAGCAAGACAACCGCCACTAATAGCACAATCGATCCTGCTGCTTCCACCGAAGCCCTTGCAGTTGAAAGTACTTCTTTATCCACTGACCCAAAGCCAGCTGCTACTGAAGAAGCAGAGTTGAACCAAAGACCAACTGAAGTGAAGCTAGAGACCACTTACTGCATCAACAAGCATCAGGTCTCGCCGCAGCCGGGGAAATCCGTCGAGCAGCAGAGCCCTGCCACTGTGCCTGTGGTGCCGATCATGGCATTCCAGCAAGTCCACTACGGGCAGGCCCAGCCGAGCCGCGCAGAGGAGTACAAGCTCAAGGATACCAGCCCCCAGCTCGGGGAGCGGTGGCCGCATGCGAGGAGAGTGGGATGGATGGGCATGGTCGGCGGTGGCGACAAGCTCACGAGTACCTATGACCTCGTCGAACAAATGTACTACCTCTATGTGCGCGTTGTCAAGGCCAAGGACCTGCCCCCCAACGCCATCACCGGCAGCTGCGACCCTTATGTCGAAGTGAAGCTGGGTAACTACAAGGGCATCACCAAACACTTCGACAAGAAAAGCAGCCCTGAATGGAACCAGGCGTTCGCCTTCTCCAAGGAGCGCATCCAATCGACGGTCCTCGAAGTTTATGTGAAGGACAAGGAGGTGGCGGCACGGGACGACTACATCGGCAGGGTGGTGTTCGATCTCAATGAGGTGCCGACGCGAGTGCCTCCTGATAGCCCATTAGCCCCCCAGTGGTACCGGCTGGAGGACCGCAGGGGGGACGGCAAAGTGCGGGGCGAGATCATGCTGGCGGTGTGGATGGGGACGCAGGCGGACGAGGCCTTCCCGGATGCGTGGCACTCTGATGCGGCCACCGTGCAAGGCGAGGGGGTGTCCAACATCCGGTCCAAGGTCTACGTCTCTCCCAAGCTCTGGTACCTCAGAGTGAACGTCATCGAAGCCCAGGACGTGCAGCCCAACGACGGAAGCCGCCCCCCGGAGGTGTTTGTCAAGGCACAGGTCGGCAACCAGGTGCTAAAAACCAGAGTTTGTCCCACAAGGACGATGAGTCCGATGTGGAACGAAGACCTCATTTTCGTGGCGGCCGAGCCATTCGAAGAACACCTGGTGCTGACCGTCGAAGATCGCGTGCACCACACCAAGGATGACTTGCTCGGGAGGATCGTCCTGCCGTTGACACTGTTCGAGAAGCGACTCGACCACCGACCGGTTCATTCCAGATGGTTCAACATGGAGAGGTTCGGGTTTGGGGTGCTCGAGGGTGACCGGCGAAAGGAGCTCAAGTTCTCGAGCAGGATCCATCTCCGCGTTTGCCTCGAAGGAGCCTACCACGTGATGGACGAGTCCACCATGTACATCAGCGACACCCGTCCGACGGCGCGGCAGCTGTGGAAGCAACCTATTGGGGTACTTGAAGTAGGCATCCTTAGTGCCCAAGGATTGATTCCGATGAAGATGAAGGACGGCAGAGGCACCACGGACGCGTACTGCGTCGCCAAATACGGCCAGAAATGGGTCCGAACCAGAACGATCATCGACAGTGCCAGCCCGAAATGGAACGAGCAGTACACATGGGAGGTCTACGATCCCTGCACCGTGATCACGCTCGGAGTGTTCGATAACTGTCATCTGGGAGGCAACGAGAAGCCCGCGGGAGGAGGTGGAGCAGCGCGGGACATGAGAATTGGCAAGGTGAGGATCCGGTTATCGACCCTGGAGATGGATCGGATCTACACGCACGCATACCCCCTCGTGGTTCTCCAGCCATCCGGGGTGAAGAAGATGGGGGAGCTGCACCTGGCAGTGCGCTTCACATGTTTGTCCCTGGCAAGCGTGATCTACCTCTACGGCCACCCGCTGCTCCCGAAGATGCACTACGTGCATCCCTTCACCATCGGCCAAGTGGACAGCCTGCGGTACCAGGCGATGGGCATCGTGGCAACGAGGCTGGGGCGAGCGGAGCCACCGCTGCGGAAGGAGGCGGTGGAGTACATGCTGGATGTGGACTCCCACATGTGGAGCATGAGGAGGAGCAAGGCCAACTTCTTCCGGATCATGTCGCTGCTCTCGGGGACCATCGGAATGTTGCGGTGGCTGGACGACGTGTGCCACTGGAAGAATCCCATCACCACCCTCCTCGTCCATGTCTTGTTTCTCATACTCATCTGCTACCCGGAGCTGATCCTGCCGACCATGTTCCTCTACATGTTTCTGATCGGGTTGTGGAACTACAGGTTCAGGCCGAGGCTCCCGCCCCACATGGACACGAAGCTGTCGTGGGCGGAGGCGATACACCCCGACGAACTGGACGAGGAGTTCGACACGTTTCCGACGTCGAAGCCGCATGACCTGGCCCGGATGAGGTACGACCGGCTCCGGAGCGTGGCGGGGAGAATACAGACGGTGGTGGGCGACTTGGCGACGCAGGGGGAGAGGTTTCAATCTCTGTTGAGCTGGAGGGATCCGCGGGCCACCAGCCTATTCGTGCTCTTCTGCTTGCTTGCAGCGGTGTTGCTCTATGTGACTCCATTCCCGGGGGTGGCACTGATGGCAGGGGTGTACGTGCTGCGCCACCCCAGGTTCAGGAGCAAGCTGCCGTCGGTGCCCGGAAATTTCTTCAAGAGGCTTCCTTCGCGGATCGACAGCATGCTGTGA